A genomic window from Agrobacterium larrymoorei includes:
- a CDS encoding P1 family peptidase, giving the protein MPPLHNLLTDIDGVAVGHATDLALGSGVTAIVFDEPAIASGSVLGGAPGGRDTALLDPSMTVEAVDAFVLSGGSAYGLDAAGGVQAGLRQAGRGFPVGNTRVPIVPQAILMDLLNGGNKDWGLHSPYRDMGYEAFKAASHEPFALGTVGAGTGASTATVKGGLGSASAKTSSGITIAAIVAVNAMGTATVGTTRHFWAAPFERQSEFGGLGLPAQFTESDTALRFKGMRPIATTIGAVVTDAVLTKAQAHRLSILAHDGLARAVLPSHLSGDGDTMFAAATGRRPLSQPSDFAELCHLATLVMARAIARGVFEASALPHEGAQSSWQARFGAAQP; this is encoded by the coding sequence ATGCCGCCCTTGCATAATCTGCTGACCGATATTGACGGCGTTGCGGTGGGCCATGCCACCGATCTGGCGCTTGGCTCCGGCGTGACGGCCATCGTCTTCGATGAACCGGCGATTGCCTCCGGCTCGGTTCTGGGCGGCGCGCCGGGTGGGCGCGATACGGCCCTTCTCGATCCATCCATGACGGTGGAGGCGGTGGATGCCTTCGTGCTGTCCGGTGGATCGGCCTATGGGCTGGATGCGGCGGGTGGCGTGCAGGCGGGGTTGCGGCAGGCCGGGCGCGGCTTTCCGGTGGGCAACACCCGCGTGCCGATCGTGCCGCAGGCGATCCTGATGGATCTCTTGAATGGCGGCAACAAGGATTGGGGTCTGCATTCGCCCTATCGCGATATGGGGTATGAGGCGTTCAAGGCTGCCTCGCACGAACCCTTTGCGCTTGGCACCGTGGGTGCCGGAACGGGCGCCTCTACGGCAACGGTAAAGGGTGGGCTTGGCTCTGCCAGTGCCAAAACATCATCCGGCATTACCATCGCAGCCATCGTCGCCGTCAACGCTATGGGCACGGCAACGGTGGGTACGACGCGCCACTTCTGGGCGGCCCCGTTTGAGCGTCAAAGTGAGTTTGGCGGGCTTGGCTTACCAGCGCAGTTTACCGAGTCCGATACGGCGTTGCGCTTTAAGGGCATGAGGCCGATTGCCACCACCATTGGCGCGGTGGTGACAGATGCGGTGCTGACCAAGGCGCAGGCGCACCGGCTTTCGATCCTGGCGCATGATGGGCTTGCCCGCGCCGTGCTGCCCTCGCATCTTTCCGGCGATGGCGACACGATGTTTGCCGCCGCGACGGGCAGACGCCCGCTCTCGCAGCCGAGCGATTTTGCCGAACTCTGCCATCTCGCCACGCTTGTCATGGCGCGTGCCATTGCCCGCGGTGTGTTCGAGGCGAGCGCGCTTCCGCATGAAGGTGCGCAGTCCTCCTGGCAGGCTCGCTTCGGAGCCGCGCAGCCATGA
- a CDS encoding thiazole synthase — translation MFRLYDRDVSSRLLLGTARYPSPAVLADAVRASKTDILTISLRRETAGGKKGGQFFELIRELDRLILPNTAGCHTAKEAVLTAKMAREVFKTNWIKLEVIGHHDTLQPDVFALVEAARILSDEGFEVFPYTTDDLVVAERLLDAGCKVLMPWCAPIGSAMGPLNLVALKSMRAHFPDVPMIVDAGIGRPSHAATVMELGYDAVLLNTAVAGAGNPVIMAGAFAKAVTAGREAYLSGMLEPRDMAVPSTPVIGTAVFS, via the coding sequence ATGTTTCGATTGTATGATCGCGATGTCAGCTCGCGGCTGCTGCTGGGTACGGCGCGCTATCCATCGCCCGCCGTTCTGGCGGATGCCGTTCGCGCCAGCAAGACTGACATTCTGACCATTTCGCTCCGGCGCGAAACGGCAGGCGGCAAAAAGGGCGGGCAGTTCTTCGAGCTGATCCGTGAACTCGACCGCCTCATCCTGCCCAACACGGCGGGCTGCCACACCGCCAAGGAAGCGGTGTTGACGGCGAAGATGGCGCGCGAGGTGTTCAAGACCAACTGGATCAAGCTGGAGGTGATCGGCCATCACGACACACTCCAGCCGGATGTCTTCGCGCTGGTGGAGGCGGCCCGCATTCTCTCAGACGAGGGGTTCGAGGTGTTTCCCTATACGACCGACGATCTGGTGGTGGCGGAAAGACTGCTCGATGCGGGCTGCAAGGTGCTGATGCCCTGGTGCGCACCGATCGGCAGCGCCATGGGACCGCTGAACCTCGTGGCACTCAAATCCATGCGGGCGCATTTCCCCGATGTGCCGATGATCGTCGACGCCGGCATTGGCCGCCCATCGCATGCGGCAACGGTGATGGAGCTTGGCTATGACGCGGTGCTGCTGAACACTGCGGTGGCCGGTGCCGGCAATCCGGTGATCATGGCGGGCGCCTTTGCGAAAGCCGTCACGGCAGGGCGTGAGGCCTATCTCTCCGGCATGCTGGAACCCCGCGATATGGCGGTACCGTCCACGCCGGTGATTGGCACGGCGGTGTTTTCGTGA
- the thiS gene encoding sulfur carrier protein ThiS — MRIHVNGEVHDLSAATLSELLFALDFEGDWLATAVNGDLVHAEDRPQFQLKDSDRIEILSPMQGG; from the coding sequence ATGCGGATCCACGTCAACGGCGAAGTGCATGATCTTTCCGCCGCCACGCTGTCAGAACTTCTTTTCGCGCTCGATTTCGAGGGCGACTGGCTGGCAACGGCGGTGAATGGCGATCTCGTCCATGCGGAGGATCGCCCGCAATTTCAATTGAAGGATTCCGACCGGATCGAAATCCTTTCCCCCATGCAGGGAGGGTAA
- the thiO gene encoding glycine oxidase ThiO: protein MRILIKGAGVAGLTAALELTLRGFAVAVFDTAPQIGRGASWFAGGMLAPWCECESAEQAVLDLGQAALDWWDEATPGLVTRNGTLVVAPARDKAELLRFASRTSGYRVVGEDEIAALEPDLAGRFRHGLFFEGEGHLDPRLAMVALHRCLLESGVVFHLGGEAIDEGGFDRIVDCTGHTRVGSLSGLRGVRGEMLYLATGEVSLSRPVRLLHPRIPLYIVPREPGRFMVGATMIETEEAGPISARSMMEFLNAAYALHPSFGEAQIIESGTGIRPAFPDNLPRIVQGGKTLFVNGAHRHGFLLSPAMARQAADFLQQEEVFHADPRQRRSA, encoded by the coding sequence ATGCGCATTCTCATCAAAGGGGCAGGCGTTGCCGGTCTGACGGCTGCCCTTGAGCTGACGCTGCGCGGTTTTGCAGTGGCGGTGTTCGACACCGCCCCTCAGATCGGTCGCGGCGCATCCTGGTTTGCCGGCGGCATGCTGGCGCCCTGGTGCGAATGCGAAAGCGCCGAACAGGCGGTGCTCGATCTTGGCCAGGCGGCGCTCGACTGGTGGGACGAGGCCACACCCGGCCTCGTCACCCGCAATGGCACTTTGGTGGTCGCACCCGCACGAGACAAGGCGGAACTCTTGCGCTTTGCCTCACGTACCAGCGGCTACCGGGTGGTGGGTGAAGACGAGATTGCCGCGCTGGAGCCGGACCTTGCCGGGCGGTTCCGGCATGGGCTGTTCTTCGAGGGCGAAGGGCATCTCGATCCGCGGCTGGCGATGGTGGCGCTGCATCGGTGTTTGCTGGAAAGTGGCGTGGTCTTCCATCTGGGTGGTGAGGCAATCGATGAAGGCGGCTTCGACCGCATCGTCGATTGTACCGGCCATACGCGGGTGGGCTCGCTCTCGGGGCTTCGGGGCGTGCGCGGCGAAATGCTCTATCTCGCGACCGGCGAGGTTTCGCTGTCGCGCCCGGTGCGGCTCCTGCATCCGCGCATCCCGCTCTACATCGTCCCGCGTGAGCCGGGGCGCTTCATGGTGGGGGCGACGATGATCGAGACGGAGGAGGCGGGGCCGATTTCCGCCCGCTCGATGATGGAGTTTCTGAACGCGGCTTACGCGCTGCACCCGTCTTTCGGAGAAGCGCAGATCATCGAAAGCGGTACCGGCATCCGGCCTGCCTTTCCCGACAATCTTCCGCGCATTGTCCAAGGGGGCAAGACGCTCTTCGTCAATGGTGCGCACCGGCACGGCTTCCTGCTCTCGCCTGCCATGGCGCGGCAGGCCGCCGATTTTCTTCAGCAAGAGGAGGTATTCCATGCGGATCCACGTCAACGGCGAAGTGCATGA